The Flavobacterium piscisymbiosum genome includes a region encoding these proteins:
- a CDS encoding phenylacetate--CoA ligase family protein, with the protein MIPLIEKDSLEEIKNFQEQKLAELLQYISQNSPFYKRLFAGQNIDISKIKTLEDLQYLPVTTKENLQEYNDDFLCVPQNKIIDYASTSGTLGDPVTFGLTDSDLDRLAYNEAISFACAGIAEGDVVQLMTTIDRKFMAGLAYFLGLRKLKVGVIRVGAGIPELQWDSILKYKPSYLITVPSFLLKLIEYAEAHGIDYNNSSIKGAICIGESLRNQDFSMNILSNKITEKWNIKLFSTYASTEMSTAFTECEHGVGGHHHPELIIVEVLDENNIPVKDGEIGELTFTTLGIEAMPLLRFKTGDIVQLHNSPCACGRNTLRVGPVVGRKKQMIKYKGTTLYPPAMNDVLSGFDNIENHIIEISTNDLGTDEILIKIAAKNQSAEFLQEIKDHFRAKLRVTPKIEFASKETLNPLVFNPMSRKPIRFFDYRKTTI; encoded by the coding sequence ATGATTCCATTAATAGAAAAAGATTCTTTAGAAGAAATTAAAAATTTTCAAGAGCAGAAATTAGCCGAGCTTTTACAATATATCAGTCAAAATTCTCCTTTTTACAAACGTCTTTTTGCAGGACAAAACATTGATATTTCGAAAATTAAAACACTGGAAGATTTACAATATTTGCCTGTTACAACAAAAGAAAATTTACAGGAATACAACGATGATTTTTTATGTGTTCCTCAAAATAAAATCATTGATTATGCATCGACTTCAGGGACTTTAGGAGATCCGGTAACTTTTGGTTTAACCGATTCTGATCTGGACCGATTGGCTTATAATGAAGCTATTTCGTTTGCCTGCGCCGGAATTGCAGAGGGCGATGTGGTACAATTAATGACTACAATCGACAGAAAATTCATGGCCGGACTGGCTTATTTTCTGGGATTAAGAAAACTAAAAGTAGGCGTTATTCGTGTTGGCGCGGGAATTCCGGAATTGCAATGGGATTCTATTTTAAAATATAAACCTTCTTATTTAATTACCGTTCCTTCGTTTTTATTAAAGTTAATTGAATATGCCGAAGCGCACGGAATTGACTATAATAATTCGAGCATAAAAGGGGCAATTTGCATTGGAGAATCGCTAAGAAATCAGGATTTTTCGATGAACATTTTATCCAATAAAATCACCGAAAAGTGGAATATTAAGTTATTCTCAACTTATGCTTCGACAGAAATGAGCACTGCTTTTACAGAATGTGAACATGGCGTTGGCGGTCATCATCATCCGGAATTGATTATCGTTGAAGTTCTCGACGAAAATAATATTCCTGTAAAAGACGGAGAAATTGGCGAATTGACTTTTACCACTTTAGGGATTGAAGCTATGCCTTTATTGCGTTTTAAAACCGGAGATATTGTGCAGTTACACAACAGTCCTTGCGCTTGTGGCAGAAATACGTTGCGTGTTGGACCTGTGGTTGGTCGTAAAAAACAAATGATCAAATACAAAGGCACAACGCTTTATCCGCCAGCGATGAACGATGTTTTGAGTGGTTTTGATAATATCGAAAATCATATTATCGAGATCTCGACCAACGATTTAGGAACAGATGAAATCCTGATAAAAATCGCTGCAAAAAATCAATCTGCTGAATTTTTACAGGAAATAAAAGATCACTTCAGAGCCAAACTGAGAGTAACCCCAAAAATAGAATTTGCCTCAAAAGAAACTTTAAATCCTTTGGTTTTTAACCCAATGAGTCGAAAACCAATTCGATTTTTTGATTACAGGAAAACTACCATATAA
- a CDS encoding C45 family autoproteolytic acyltransferase/hydolase, whose amino-acid sequence MKGRINLFFFVVFLLMLASCGTSKSMHHLPETSQYNAAKPVVTKQSDSVFTSGKNSLLKNKQGLWELYVEGDPLEIGLNTGALSDSLLKNQEHIFFSKIKDIVPSKFQQRLLRNFLKWYNRKLYTNVPEEYQTEIFGVSQYTSHDFDNIAPQYQRSLYLHAAHDIGHALQDLALVGCSSFAAWGEKSEDGNLILGRNFDFYVNDAFAENKIVAFINPKEGNKFMMVTWPGMVGAVSGMNIEGLTVTINASKSKIPLIAKTPISILTREILQHAKNIDEAIAIAKKREVFVSESIMVGSSNDNKAILIEVSPKKMDVYEVPNSDQLFCANHFQGEDLKNEKRNQLQIANSHSEYRFERIQELFAENPKINPKIAAEILRNKDGLKNIPLGYGNEKALNQLMAHHGVIFKPKEKLVWVSANPYQLGEFVCYNLDSVFKEKKMNLIVSSFQQKNLDIPKDPFLETIQYKNYQKFRIEDDKIDLYLKNKEVISPEFIQQYQSLNPDYWVVYYKAGLYFYQKKEYKLSQAHFEKALTKEITTVPDKTAIEKYLKKIKRKLQ is encoded by the coding sequence ATGAAAGGCCGGATTAATTTATTTTTTTTCGTTGTTTTTTTGTTGATGTTGGCGTCTTGCGGAACATCAAAATCTATGCATCATCTTCCTGAAACTTCTCAATACAATGCTGCAAAACCAGTTGTAACCAAACAATCTGACAGTGTTTTTACATCAGGGAAAAATTCACTTTTAAAAAATAAACAAGGTCTTTGGGAATTATACGTTGAAGGCGATCCTCTCGAAATTGGTCTTAATACCGGAGCTTTATCTGATTCTCTTTTAAAAAATCAGGAACATATTTTTTTCTCTAAAATAAAGGATATTGTTCCTTCAAAATTTCAGCAGCGACTTCTTCGAAATTTTCTAAAATGGTACAACAGGAAATTATATACGAACGTTCCTGAAGAATATCAAACGGAGATTTTTGGCGTTTCGCAATATACCTCGCATGATTTTGACAACATTGCACCACAATATCAGCGCAGTTTGTATTTGCATGCCGCGCACGATATTGGTCACGCTTTGCAGGATTTAGCTTTGGTGGGCTGCTCCTCTTTTGCTGCCTGGGGCGAAAAATCTGAGGACGGAAATTTAATCCTTGGGCGTAATTTTGATTTTTATGTGAATGACGCTTTCGCGGAAAATAAAATCGTCGCGTTTATAAATCCGAAGGAAGGCAACAAATTTATGATGGTTACCTGGCCCGGAATGGTTGGTGCCGTTTCCGGAATGAATATCGAAGGTTTGACGGTTACAATAAATGCTTCGAAATCTAAAATTCCGTTGATTGCCAAAACGCCGATTTCGATCCTGACACGTGAAATTTTACAACACGCCAAAAACATTGACGAAGCGATTGCGATTGCCAAAAAAAGGGAAGTATTTGTTTCAGAATCTATTATGGTGGGAAGCTCAAATGACAACAAAGCGATTTTGATTGAAGTTTCACCCAAAAAAATGGACGTTTACGAAGTTCCAAATAGTGATCAGTTATTTTGCGCGAATCATTTTCAGGGAGAAGATTTAAAAAACGAAAAGCGAAATCAGTTGCAAATTGCCAACAGTCATTCTGAATATCGTTTTGAAAGAATTCAGGAACTTTTTGCGGAAAACCCAAAAATCAATCCTAAAATTGCTGCTGAAATTCTACGAAATAAAGATGGCTTAAAAAATATTCCTTTGGGTTATGGCAACGAAAAAGCGCTGAATCAACTGATGGCGCATCATGGTGTTATTTTCAAACCGAAAGAAAAACTGGTTTGGGTGTCGGCTAATCCGTATCAATTGGGAGAATTTGTTTGTTATAATCTGGATTCTGTTTTTAAAGAAAAAAAAATGAATTTGATCGTTTCTTCTTTTCAACAAAAAAACTTAGACATTCCAAAAGATCCATTTCTGGAAACCATTCAATATAAAAACTATCAGAAATTTAGAATTGAAGACGATAAAATAGATTTATATCTCAAAAATAAAGAAGTTATTAGTCCTGAATTTATTCAACAATATCAATCCCTAAACCCTGATTATTGGGTTGTGTATTACAAAGCAGGGTTGTACTTTTATCAAAAAAAAGAATACAAGCTTTCTCAGGCTCATTTTGAAAAAGCATTAACCAAAGAAATTACTACAGTTCCTGATAAAACAGCAATTGAAAAATATTTAAAAAAAATCAAAAGAAAATTACAATGA
- a CDS encoding phytoene desaturase family protein produces MKEQYDVVIVGSGLGGLVSAIILAKEGYSVCVLEKNNQYGGNLQTFVRDKTIFDTGIHYIGGLEEGQNLYKYFKYLGIMDHLNLKKLDENGFDIISFEDDENEYPHAQGYDNFANQLVKFFPDEKTNIEEYCKKIKAICECFPLYNLEWEGKYDNEILGLNAKETIEGCTQNEKLKAVLSGSNFLYAGIADKSPFYVHALSVNSYIQSSWRCINGGSQITKQLLKQLKKYGGEFYKYKEVTKFNVENNKVIFVEMKDGTQVSGSYFISNIEPKTTLKLAGEENFRKSFYSRVQSLEGVISAFSLYIVFKPETFKYINHNHYHFKKSSEVWTAHDYDENSWPKAFMASMNASKKQEEWAEGMTFITYMKYDDVAPWIETFNTTVDENDRGESYEEFKSRKAAKFLEEIEIKFPGIRDCIRSVHTSTPLSYRDYIGGDNGNMYGYVKDSNNPMKTLIPSKTKLDNLYLTGQSINMHGVLGVTIGAVVTCSEILGKEYLVTKINEASE; encoded by the coding sequence ATGAAAGAGCAATACGATGTAGTAATTGTAGGCAGCGGTTTAGGCGGATTGGTCTCGGCAATTATTTTGGCAAAAGAAGGATACAGCGTTTGTGTGCTTGAAAAAAACAATCAATACGGCGGAAATCTGCAAACTTTTGTGCGCGATAAAACTATTTTTGATACCGGAATTCATTACATAGGAGGTCTTGAAGAAGGACAAAATCTATACAAATATTTTAAGTATTTGGGAATCATGGATCATCTTAATCTGAAAAAATTAGATGAAAATGGTTTTGATATTATCTCTTTTGAAGACGATGAAAACGAATATCCGCATGCGCAGGGTTATGATAATTTTGCCAATCAGTTAGTGAAATTTTTCCCTGATGAAAAAACCAATATCGAAGAATATTGCAAAAAAATAAAAGCTATTTGTGAATGTTTTCCGCTCTATAATTTAGAATGGGAAGGCAAATACGACAACGAAATTTTAGGGCTTAACGCCAAAGAAACAATTGAGGGATGTACACAAAATGAAAAGCTAAAAGCCGTTTTATCGGGTTCTAATTTTTTGTATGCGGGTATTGCTGACAAATCTCCTTTTTACGTTCATGCGCTTTCTGTAAACTCCTATATTCAAAGTTCATGGCGATGTATCAATGGCGGAAGTCAAATCACGAAGCAACTTTTGAAACAACTTAAAAAATACGGTGGCGAATTTTATAAATACAAAGAAGTTACGAAATTTAATGTTGAAAACAACAAAGTTATTTTCGTAGAAATGAAAGACGGAACTCAGGTTTCAGGCTCTTATTTTATTTCGAACATTGAACCCAAAACTACTTTGAAACTAGCTGGCGAAGAAAACTTTAGAAAATCATTTTACAGCAGGGTTCAAAGTCTTGAAGGCGTTATTTCGGCTTTCAGTTTATACATTGTTTTTAAACCGGAAACCTTTAAATACATCAATCACAATCATTATCATTTTAAGAAAAGCAGTGAAGTCTGGACGGCTCATGATTATGATGAAAACTCCTGGCCAAAAGCTTTTATGGCTTCTATGAATGCCTCAAAAAAACAGGAAGAATGGGCCGAAGGAATGACGTTTATCACCTACATGAAATACGATGATGTCGCGCCCTGGATCGAAACTTTTAATACAACGGTTGATGAAAATGATCGCGGAGAAAGTTATGAAGAATTTAAATCCAGAAAAGCAGCTAAATTTTTGGAGGAAATCGAGATAAAATTCCCCGGTATCAGAGATTGTATTCGATCTGTTCACACTTCTACTCCACTTTCGTATCGGGATTATATAGGTGGTGACAACGGAAATATGTACGGATATGTTAAAGATTCGAATAATCCGATGAAAACCCTGATTCCGTCAAAAACCAAGCTGGATAATTTATATCTTACGGGTCAAAGTATTAATATGCATGGAGTTCTTGGCGTGACAATTGGCGCGGTTGTAACCTGCTCAGAAATTCTTGGAAAAGAATATTTAGTAACTAAAATTAATGAAGCATCTGAATAA
- a CDS encoding 1-acyl-sn-glycerol-3-phosphate acyltransferase translates to MHQYFYAIHLFVNRRKKLSVVLAILMLLAFGFFASRIKFEEDITKLIPTNDKADVTAKVLKQLNFADKITVIFKLDKNGTEEDLKEMATIFSDSVAKSCKPYVTGIQGKIDEENIQETIDFVHNNLPLFLENKDYVAIQNKLQKDSIAATVQGNYKSIISPSGFVTKDFILQDPLGISFIALKKLQQLNIGDDFTLNNGFVMTKDKKKLLLFITSNLPSSETEKNTIFANKLKSIQDNLNTKFKGKTSISYFGSALIAVANANQIKSDIILTTTIAMITLMLILILFYRKVLIPLIIFLPTVFGALFAVAFLYFVKEQISAISLGIGSILLGITIDYSIHILTHYKHNSDVKTLYKDITMPVIMSSSTTAVAFLCLLFVKSDALNDLGIFAAVIVMVTGIFSLLIVPHLYKPKENNFEHKKNVIDKLAHFSFHNNKYLIGFCVLITIICCFTYNNVGFNNDLSQLNFVPKEIKAAEKDLEESTSLTSKTIYVASYGKSMEEVLQNNSQLFADLSKEKQTNKILNFSSVGGIMLSQKEQQQKIEKWNSFWDTNKKQLLESELIAEGSKLGFKPTTYSAFFDHLDFNFKPISASEYLKIQALQLKEFVTEKNGFFTISTLVKVTPEQRDAFVKSASAKNNLIAIDRQQMNETFFSTLKTDFNSLVNYSFVAVILILFFFFRRVELVIVSCIPIALTGIVTAGIMGIFGIQMNIFSMIVCTLIFGHGVDFSIFMTSALQKEYTNGKNEIAIYRTSIILAVITTILGIGAMIFARHPALRSISSVSLIGVFAALIITFIFYPILFKLFISNRAKKGNPPFVLRTFIHGIISFTYYGLGGILMSLFSITIMPILPIKEKTKMKAFRYCISRFMNSVLYSNPFLHKKVINKFNENFEKPAIIIANHSSFIDILAMGMLSPKIIFLVNDWVYNSPIFGGTVRKAGFYPVSEGLEGGVEHLRQKVNEGYSLMIFPEGTRSISNQINRFHKGAFYLAEEFNLDIIPVLIHGASEAIPKGDFVIHHSHVTLSILERISPDNLSFGKNYAERTKLLSAYFKEQFHKVRQELEGPDYFKKMVIHSYDYKEIEITNSVKSDLKHNLETYYRLNKHLSAKAKILHLANDYGQLDVLLTLQEPQRKVISFIADEEKLAVAKTNYFLKKRKISYLDHLELSLENEFEAVLISDENYKEDLEKIISTTSCVILINSSRLKNTLINFGFESVAEENSIIVLKKN, encoded by the coding sequence ATGCATCAATACTTCTACGCCATTCACTTATTTGTAAACCGACGAAAAAAATTATCGGTGGTATTGGCTATTTTGATGCTTTTGGCATTTGGATTTTTTGCTTCCCGAATTAAATTTGAAGAAGACATTACCAAACTGATCCCAACAAACGATAAGGCAGATGTTACGGCAAAAGTGTTGAAACAACTCAACTTTGCTGACAAAATAACCGTTATTTTCAAATTGGATAAAAACGGAACGGAAGAAGATTTAAAAGAAATGGCTACTATTTTTTCAGACAGTGTTGCCAAATCCTGTAAACCTTACGTTACCGGAATTCAGGGAAAAATTGACGAAGAAAACATTCAGGAAACTATAGATTTTGTCCACAATAATCTGCCGCTTTTTCTGGAGAATAAAGATTATGTGGCGATTCAGAACAAACTTCAAAAAGACAGCATTGCGGCGACTGTTCAGGGAAATTACAAATCGATAATTTCTCCATCCGGATTTGTGACCAAAGATTTTATTCTGCAAGATCCGTTGGGCATTTCGTTTATCGCACTAAAAAAATTACAGCAATTAAATATTGGTGACGATTTTACACTCAACAATGGTTTTGTGATGACCAAAGACAAAAAGAAATTGTTGCTTTTTATTACCTCAAATCTTCCGTCGAGCGAAACGGAAAAGAATACGATTTTTGCGAATAAACTAAAATCGATTCAGGATAATTTAAATACAAAATTCAAAGGCAAAACCTCGATAAGTTATTTTGGTTCGGCTTTGATTGCGGTTGCCAATGCCAATCAAATCAAAAGCGATATCATCTTAACAACAACAATCGCGATGATTACGCTGATGTTGATCTTGATTTTGTTTTATCGAAAAGTGTTGATTCCATTGATCATTTTTCTTCCAACCGTTTTTGGTGCTTTGTTTGCCGTTGCCTTTTTATATTTTGTGAAAGAGCAAATCTCCGCCATTTCTCTCGGAATTGGATCTATTTTATTAGGAATCACAATCGATTATTCGATACATATTCTAACGCATTACAAACATAACAGCGATGTAAAAACGTTATACAAAGACATTACAATGCCCGTAATTATGAGCAGCTCTACAACTGCTGTTGCATTTTTATGTTTGCTTTTTGTAAAGTCAGATGCGCTGAATGACCTCGGAATTTTCGCCGCCGTAATTGTTATGGTAACGGGTATTTTCTCTCTTTTGATTGTTCCGCATTTATATAAACCGAAAGAAAACAATTTCGAACATAAGAAAAATGTCATCGATAAACTCGCACATTTCTCTTTTCATAACAATAAATATCTGATTGGATTTTGTGTTCTAATTACCATTATTTGCTGTTTTACTTATAATAATGTGGGCTTCAATAACGATTTATCACAATTGAATTTTGTTCCGAAGGAAATCAAAGCAGCCGAAAAAGATCTGGAAGAAAGCACGAGCTTAACCTCCAAAACCATTTATGTGGCTTCGTACGGAAAAAGTATGGAGGAAGTTTTACAAAACAACTCTCAGCTTTTTGCTGATCTATCAAAAGAAAAGCAAACCAACAAAATATTAAATTTCAGTTCCGTTGGCGGCATTATGCTTTCGCAAAAGGAGCAGCAACAGAAAATCGAAAAATGGAATTCGTTTTGGGATACCAACAAAAAACAACTTTTAGAATCTGAATTGATTGCCGAAGGTTCAAAACTAGGTTTTAAACCAACCACTTATTCTGCTTTTTTTGATCATTTAGATTTTAATTTCAAACCTATTTCAGCTTCAGAATATCTGAAAATTCAGGCTTTGCAATTGAAAGAATTTGTAACCGAAAAAAATGGATTTTTCACGATTTCTACTTTGGTAAAAGTAACGCCGGAACAACGAGATGCTTTTGTAAAATCGGCTTCCGCCAAAAATAATCTGATTGCAATTGATCGTCAGCAAATGAACGAAACGTTTTTCAGTACCTTAAAAACCGACTTTAATTCGTTGGTTAATTATTCGTTTGTTGCTGTAATACTGATTTTGTTTTTCTTTTTCCGCAGAGTCGAATTGGTAATCGTAAGCTGTATTCCAATTGCTTTAACAGGAATTGTAACGGCCGGAATTATGGGCATCTTTGGCATCCAAATGAACATCTTTAGTATGATTGTTTGTACGCTGATTTTTGGGCACGGTGTCGATTTTAGTATTTTCATGACAAGCGCACTTCAAAAAGAATATACCAACGGAAAAAATGAAATTGCGATTTACAGAACTTCAATAATCCTGGCGGTTATCACGACTATTTTAGGAATTGGCGCCATGATTTTTGCACGTCATCCGGCGTTGCGCTCTATCTCATCGGTTTCTTTAATTGGGGTTTTTGCCGCACTGATTATTACGTTCATCTTCTACCCGATTCTTTTTAAACTCTTTATATCCAATCGTGCGAAAAAAGGAAATCCTCCTTTTGTATTACGCACTTTTATACACGGTATTATTTCGTTTACCTACTACGGACTTGGCGGTATTTTGATGTCTCTTTTCAGCATCACCATTATGCCAATTCTTCCGATTAAGGAAAAAACGAAGATGAAAGCATTTCGTTATTGCATTTCAAGATTCATGAATTCTGTTTTGTATTCAAATCCGTTTTTGCATAAAAAAGTCATTAATAAGTTTAATGAAAACTTCGAAAAACCAGCAATAATTATTGCCAATCACTCGTCGTTTATCGATATTCTGGCAATGGGAATGTTGAGTCCAAAAATTATATTTCTGGTAAACGACTGGGTTTACAATTCTCCTATTTTTGGCGGAACAGTTAGAAAAGCAGGTTTTTATCCGGTTTCTGAAGGTCTTGAAGGCGGCGTTGAACATTTGCGCCAAAAAGTAAACGAAGGATATTCGCTTATGATTTTCCCGGAAGGAACACGTTCTATAAGCAATCAGATCAACCGTTTTCATAAAGGTGCTTTTTATTTGGCAGAAGAATTTAATCTGGACATTATTCCGGTTTTAATTCATGGTGCTTCAGAAGCGATTCCAAAAGGCGATTTTGTCATTCATCATAGTCATGTTACGCTATCCATTTTAGAAAGAATTTCGCCTGATAATCTCTCTTTTGGGAAAAATTATGCCGAAAGAACGAAACTATTAAGTGCTTATTTTAAAGAACAATTTCATAAAGTGCGCCAGGAATTAGAAGGTCCTGATTATTTCAAAAAAATGGTCATTCACAGTTATGATTACAAAGAAATTGAAATCACCAACAGTGTCAAAAGCGATTTAAAACATAATTTAGAAACCTATTATCGTCTCAACAAGCACCTTTCGGCGAAAGCCAAAATATTGCACTTAGCCAATGATTACGGACAATTAGACGTTTTATTGACCTTGCAGGAACCACAGCGAAAGGTAATTTCTTTTATTGCTGATGAAGAAAAATTAGCGGTTGCCAAAACAAATTATTTCCTTAAAAAGAGAAAAATCTCTTATTTGGATCATCTCGAATTGTCTTTAGAAAATGAATTTGAAGCCGTTTTAATTTCTGATGAAAATTATAAAGAGGATCTGGAGAAAATCATTTCTACCACTTCTTGTGTTATTTTAATCAATAGTTCCCGTTTAAAAAACACTTTAATTAACTTTGGTTTTGAATCTGTTGCAGAAGAAAATTCTATAATCGTATTAAAGAAAAATTAG
- a CDS encoding DUF2062 domain-containing protein, with protein MQPTFSQQELLNSTNFCVIVPTYNNHKTLKKVLDSILDFTSNIIIVNDGSTDTTNEILKQYSELTQIHHPRNIGKGRALRNGFRKAIEMHFEYAITIDSDGQHFASDIPNFIAAIQKEPNALLIGSRNMTQENVPKKSSFGNKFSNFWFKFETGIALEDTQSGFRLYPLKLIPKQFYTNKFEFEIEVIVRSAWKGIVVKNIPIQILYDPAERVSHFRPFKDFTRISILNTVLVLNALLYIKPRDFFRRAKKKGFKKFFLEDILESSDSNFKKSAAIALGIFIGISPFWGFQTVLLFTFAALFRLNKVIAYLASNVSFPPFIPFVIYGSLKMGSYFVSNDAPLILDSSVTLDDIQKNATQYIVGSLILASVLALTFGLISYLLLTAFSSNNNKKIT; from the coding sequence ATGCAACCAACTTTTTCTCAGCAGGAATTACTTAATTCGACCAATTTTTGTGTTATTGTGCCCACGTACAATAATCATAAAACGTTGAAAAAAGTGCTGGATTCTATTTTAGATTTTACTTCGAATATTATCATCGTCAATGACGGTTCTACAGATACAACAAACGAAATTTTAAAACAATATTCGGAGCTTACTCAAATTCATCATCCTCGAAATATAGGAAAAGGAAGAGCGCTCCGAAATGGTTTTAGAAAAGCAATCGAAATGCATTTCGAATATGCCATCACGATCGATTCTGATGGACAGCATTTTGCATCAGATATTCCCAATTTTATTGCAGCCATTCAAAAAGAACCCAATGCTCTTTTGATTGGAAGCCGCAATATGACACAGGAAAATGTGCCAAAGAAAAGTAGTTTTGGTAATAAATTTTCGAATTTCTGGTTCAAGTTCGAAACCGGAATTGCTCTTGAAGACACACAATCCGGATTTAGATTATATCCCTTAAAGCTCATTCCGAAACAATTTTATACCAATAAATTTGAGTTCGAAATTGAAGTCATTGTTCGATCTGCCTGGAAAGGAATCGTGGTAAAAAACATCCCGATTCAGATTTTATATGATCCTGCAGAACGTGTTTCGCATTTTCGACCTTTCAAAGATTTTACCCGAATTAGTATCCTGAATACCGTTTTGGTTCTCAACGCGTTGTTGTACATCAAACCGAGAGATTTTTTTAGAAGAGCAAAAAAAAAAGGTTTTAAAAAATTCTTTCTCGAAGATATCTTAGAAAGTTCTGATTCTAATTTCAAAAAATCAGCGGCAATTGCTTTGGGTATTTTTATTGGAATTTCTCCTTTTTGGGGATTTCAAACCGTTTTGCTTTTTACTTTCGCGGCTTTGTTCAGGCTCAATAAAGTCATAGCTTATCTGGCCTCGAATGTAAGTTTTCCGCCGTTTATTCCTTTTGTTATTTACGGTTCTCTAAAAATGGGAAGTTACTTTGTTTCTAATGATGCGCCTCTAATTTTAGACAGTTCGGTTACGCTCGATGATATTCAAAAAAATGCTACCCAATATATCGTGGGAAGTCTTATTTTAGCATCCGTTTTGGCACTGACTTTTGGCTTAATAAGTTATTTACTTTTAACCGCTTTTAGTTCTAACAATAATAAAAAAATTACGTAA
- a CDS encoding 3-hydroxyacyl-ACP dehydratase, producing the protein MVLKDFYKVLSEEKTGDAKFNIRILVNANHEVFKGHFPGNPIMPGVCMIQIIKELTESITKSTLMIQTLTNVKFMALINPETNPELRLELDITTTEDDLVKVKNTTYFNDTVALKLSNAYKKL; encoded by the coding sequence ATGGTTTTAAAAGACTTTTATAAAGTGCTTTCGGAGGAAAAAACAGGAGATGCTAAATTTAATATTCGTATATTAGTTAATGCCAATCATGAGGTTTTTAAAGGTCATTTTCCAGGAAACCCAATTATGCCGGGCGTTTGCATGATTCAGATAATTAAAGAACTTACAGAATCGATTACCAAAAGTACTTTGATGATTCAGACGCTTACGAATGTAAAATTTATGGCATTGATCAATCCGGAAACGAATCCGGAATTGCGTTTAGAACTTGATATAACTACCACAGAGGATGATTTGGTAAAGGTGAAAAACACCACATATTTTAATGATACAGTTGCTTTAAAATTAAGCAATGCGTATAAAAAACTATAA
- a CDS encoding outer membrane beta-barrel protein, giving the protein MYTKKLALVVFFFWAVINTQAQVTFKPGLRAGLSLSTISEMHANYRPDFYVGGFGEINFTKRYALQPEINYIRQGSNNVARNFIDQDTQTERTVYQDLQMSYLSIGLLNKLKFNQFEIQFGPALDVLLSDNLAFRKTYNDLSFVTGVAYKMPSGLGFEFRFKKGLLDVLDSDYYHNNSNSHYLFGDYNTNVNFQIGISYSFETK; this is encoded by the coding sequence ATGTACACAAAGAAATTAGCGCTTGTCGTATTCTTTTTTTGGGCAGTCATAAACACACAAGCTCAGGTAACTTTTAAGCCTGGTTTAAGAGCTGGATTGTCTCTTTCTACCATATCAGAAATGCATGCTAACTACAGACCTGATTTTTATGTTGGCGGTTTTGGAGAAATAAATTTCACGAAACGTTATGCATTACAGCCGGAAATAAATTACATCAGACAAGGTTCTAATAATGTTGCCCGTAATTTTATTGATCAGGATACGCAAACAGAAAGAACTGTTTATCAGGATTTACAAATGAGTTATTTGTCGATTGGCCTGCTTAACAAATTAAAATTTAATCAGTTTGAGATACAATTTGGACCTGCCTTAGATGTTCTTTTAAGCGACAATTTAGCTTTTAGAAAAACATATAATGATCTTTCGTTTGTTACAGGTGTAGCTTATAAGATGCCATCTGGTCTTGGTTTTGAATTTCGATTTAAAAAAGGTCTTTTGGATGTTTTAGACAGCGATTACTATCATAACAATTCTAATAGCCATTATTTATTTGGTGATTATAATACTAATGTCAATTTTCAAATAGGGATTTCTTACTCTTTTGAAACGAAATAA